From the genome of Pelobates fuscus isolate aPelFus1 chromosome 6, aPelFus1.pri, whole genome shotgun sequence, one region includes:
- the PTGES3L gene encoding putative protein PTGES3L isoform X1 has product MRQQAKTLWYDRPKYVHMEFCVENSREVKVDIENNKLIFSCINEDNIQMYNEIHLYDTIQPKDSREKRSDRSITCFLRKMKEKVAWPRLTKENNKPAWLSVDFDNWRDWDAEEEGEMAMAEHYLDLINSVKDKKAPPSMDDLDDLDVSI; this is encoded by the exons ATGAG GCAACAAGCAAAAACACTATGGTATGACCGTCCAAAATATGTACATATGGAATTCTGTGTGGAGAACAGCAGAGAAGTCAAGGTAGACATAGAAAACAACAAGTTAATTTTCAG ttgtatTAATGAAGATAATATTCAGATGTACAACGAAATCCATTTATATGACACTATTCAGCCAAAG GATTCTCGGGAAAAGCGTTCAGATCGATCTATAACCTGCTTTCTGAGGAAGATGAAAGAAAAGGTTGCCTGGCCAAGGCTAACAAAAGAAAATAACAAG CCAGCTTGGTTGTCTGTAGACTTTGATAACTGGAGAGACTGGGATGCAGAAGAGGAAGGAGAAATGGCCATGGCTGAACATTACCTAGAT CTCATAAATAGTGTTAAGGACAAAAAAGCACCTCCTAGTATGGATGATCTGGATGATTTAGATGTAAGTATATag
- the PTGES3L gene encoding putative protein PTGES3L isoform X2 has translation MRQQAKTLWYDRPKYVHMEFCVENSREVKVDIENNKLIFSCINEDNIQMYNEIHLYDTIQPKDSREKRSDRSITCFLRKMKEKVAWPRLTKENNKPAWLSVDFDNWRDWDAEEEGEMAMAEHYLDLINSVKDKKAPPSMDDLDDLD, from the exons ATGAG GCAACAAGCAAAAACACTATGGTATGACCGTCCAAAATATGTACATATGGAATTCTGTGTGGAGAACAGCAGAGAAGTCAAGGTAGACATAGAAAACAACAAGTTAATTTTCAG ttgtatTAATGAAGATAATATTCAGATGTACAACGAAATCCATTTATATGACACTATTCAGCCAAAG GATTCTCGGGAAAAGCGTTCAGATCGATCTATAACCTGCTTTCTGAGGAAGATGAAAGAAAAGGTTGCCTGGCCAAGGCTAACAAAAGAAAATAACAAG CCAGCTTGGTTGTCTGTAGACTTTGATAACTGGAGAGACTGGGATGCAGAAGAGGAAGGAGAAATGGCCATGGCTGAACATTACCTAGAT CTCATAAATAGTGTTAAGGACAAAAAAGCACCTCCTAGTATGGATGATCTGGATGATTTAGAT
- the PTGES3L gene encoding putative protein PTGES3L isoform X3 has translation MRQQAKTLWYDRPKYVHMEFCVENSREVKVDIENNKLIFSCINEDNIQMYNEIHLYDTIQPKDSREKRSDRSITCFLRKMKEKVAWPRLTKENNKPAWLSVDFDNWRDWDAEEEGEMAMAEHYLDPNCPPMAMIQ, from the exons ATGAG GCAACAAGCAAAAACACTATGGTATGACCGTCCAAAATATGTACATATGGAATTCTGTGTGGAGAACAGCAGAGAAGTCAAGGTAGACATAGAAAACAACAAGTTAATTTTCAG ttgtatTAATGAAGATAATATTCAGATGTACAACGAAATCCATTTATATGACACTATTCAGCCAAAG GATTCTCGGGAAAAGCGTTCAGATCGATCTATAACCTGCTTTCTGAGGAAGATGAAAGAAAAGGTTGCCTGGCCAAGGCTAACAAAAGAAAATAACAAG CCAGCTTGGTTGTCTGTAGACTTTGATAACTGGAGAGACTGGGATGCAGAAGAGGAAGGAGAAATGGCCATGGCTGAACATTACCTAGAT CCAaactgtccaccaatggccatgatccagtga